DNA from Leptospira bourretii:
CAGTCCTATGTTTTTTGTAAATACCCCATAACCAAGGATACCCTTCATCTGAAAATAGAGGAGACTCATAGGGAACAGTTTTGCGAAGTAAAGTTCCTAATGTATTGGCTTTCTGATCTGGGACTGAATCAAAAAATACACAACCATTCTGAGTAGCTATAGTGCTTACAAGTATTCCTACCTGCCTACCACCAACGGAATCACTTTGATATATACTAGCAGTGAGACCACCATGACGAAACCTTTTCCGATGTTGATTACTTCTCTGAGAGGCTGAATAGAGGACTGCTGTATCTGTATGTGGTATCTTTCTATAAAGTTTCTTTCCTAAGTGCTTCTTTACGTCCTTACCATCTTCTACCTTTGGAAGAGTAACATTTTTGAAAGTATCTTTGAGATCATTGTAATATAATTTCCTTAAAACTTCTACCTGATGGCTCGAAAACACCTGTAAACGTTGCTTCAAAAGCCTTGCAGACTTATATGAAATACTTAACCTTTTACTAATTTCTACTGAAGTGATTACCTTTGGAAATTGTAGGATAGATTCTTCTAGGATATACCCAAACATCCAGATTGGTAGCTTAAAATGATGTAATGGAGTATATGAGAGCCTGGAGACTTGGTGGTGACAGTTTTTATTCCCACATCTTACAAGGTCAGGACGATTCTTAACACCCTTTGAAAGGATTACATTACACTTGGGGCAGTACTTAGGGTAGAGGTCATATAGTATTTTATATGTGAGCTTCTGAAATTTCTCAGTATGGATTCCTGAAGTACTTTTATATTTATAGTCCTTAAAAGTCTCTGCTTCCACAAAAATGTCATCTGTAAGGTTCTCATAAAGATGATCCTTGGAGTGGTGATTGTTTTCCCCTTCTAAGTGTATCTCTGAGGAAGTGGGTAGAGGAAAGTAGGCTCCTTCGCTAGTATTCTTTGAAATAGCAGGTGTAATATTCCCCTTTGAGGATAATTTGGGTGATCCTTTTTTTATTCTAAGGGTAGATTCTTTGGTGTGTAATTGCTTCGAGGATACATTTGTAGAGGCTGTAGTTCGTTGGGATAGGATTGGAGAAGGGGATACGTTGGGAGAGCTTAATTTTGGGTCACAGGTGTTAGGTTCTGAGGGGGAATTACGGGATTTGTGCGGATTGGTATGGAGAGAT
Protein-coding regions in this window:
- a CDS encoding transposase, which encodes MLSQRTTASTNVSSKQLHTKESTLRIKKGSPKLSSKGNITPAISKNTSEGAYFPLPTSSEIHLEGENNHHSKDHLYENLTDDIFVEAETFKDYKYKSTSGIHTEKFQKLTYKILYDLYPKYCPKCNVILSKGVKNRPDLVRCGNKNCHHQVSRLSYTPLHHFKLPIWMFGYILEESILQFPKVITSVEISKRLSISYKSARLLKQRLQVFSSHQVEVLRKLYYNDLKDTFKNVTLPKVEDGKDVKKHLGKKLYRKIPHTDTAVLYSASQRSNQHRKRFRHGGLTASIYQSDSVGGRQVGILVSTIATQNGCVFFDSVPDQKANTLGTLLRKTVPYESPLFSDEGYPWLWGIYKKHRTVNHQAHSKDKRYKFAKNRWSKFSIHNQVAEGNQRLLKSAFSAYCYIKPTYSQLYLNELSFYKSIKAVGMDRLVTAQREGVVPNVSRI